From Chryseobacterium shandongense, the proteins below share one genomic window:
- a CDS encoding lipase family protein produces the protein MTNPTLDAYQQILGMACLVGRSSGYKGTASELQQQLQYDLSFYLNNVPPVTILGQSGPSTADSTVTPVLGSWNLVWGPAVLQENNDDVSDNAVFVAQCDAVAFPGGPVMPTYVVAIAATNPDSLYDWESEDFSVSQVVNWSTYNPSNFNPSDYNGTDPYISLGTATGVSNLLGLTTPSNAAAPGTTLEQFLSSVQLNGNTAVIFCGHSLAGALSPTLALYLTEQKKLEAFDLTLVYPTAGATPGETNFASLFNSTFPALPSGWEKQSLPYQSWNTMHWNDLDVVPHAWQKQDLQQIADLYGPSPDFWTAASLQALQAYAIVDSAQSGAVYTRIQNSPLSGTLQHSMGTSAINVPPKSIQDFVEQLFIQHVKMYSGIPADGSNPEVTGLILPQPLPPSPSSYNKIVPGVSSVTEAEMIARIISQIIGWISKHALSDMKSVMEL, from the coding sequence ATGACAAATCCAACATTAGACGCTTACCAGCAGATATTAGGGATGGCCTGCCTTGTAGGCCGCTCCTCAGGGTACAAGGGTACCGCGAGTGAACTACAGCAACAGCTGCAGTACGACCTTTCTTTCTACCTGAATAATGTTCCGCCTGTAACCATTCTGGGACAGAGTGGCCCTTCTACCGCCGATTCCACCGTTACACCGGTTTTGGGCAGCTGGAACCTCGTTTGGGGACCTGCTGTATTGCAGGAAAACAATGATGATGTTTCCGATAATGCCGTATTTGTAGCGCAGTGTGACGCCGTAGCATTTCCGGGCGGACCTGTAATGCCAACCTACGTTGTAGCTATTGCCGCCACCAACCCCGATTCCTTATACGACTGGGAATCTGAAGATTTTTCCGTTTCTCAGGTAGTCAACTGGAGTACCTATAATCCATCCAATTTCAATCCGTCTGATTACAACGGTACCGATCCGTATATTTCACTGGGTACTGCTACCGGAGTCAGCAATCTTTTGGGACTTACTACTCCATCCAACGCCGCAGCTCCGGGAACGACACTTGAGCAATTCCTGAGCAGTGTGCAGCTTAACGGAAATACTGCTGTGATTTTCTGCGGCCACAGCCTTGCGGGAGCACTCTCTCCTACTTTGGCGCTGTATCTTACGGAACAGAAAAAGCTGGAAGCTTTTGATCTTACGCTGGTGTATCCTACTGCGGGAGCCACTCCGGGAGAAACCAATTTTGCCAGCCTTTTCAACAGTACATTTCCTGCATTGCCTTCCGGCTGGGAAAAGCAATCGCTTCCTTACCAAAGCTGGAATACCATGCACTGGAACGACCTGGATGTCGTACCTCACGCCTGGCAGAAACAGGATCTGCAACAGATAGCCGATCTTTACGGACCATCACCCGACTTCTGGACTGCAGCCTCACTGCAGGCACTTCAAGCGTATGCAATTGTAGATTCTGCACAGTCGGGCGCCGTTTATACCCGGATTCAAAACAGTCCGCTGTCCGGAACGCTTCAGCATTCAATGGGAACTTCAGCAATCAATGTTCCTCCAAAATCAATACAGGATTTTGTAGAGCAGCTGTTCATCCAGCATGTTAAAATGTACTCCGGTATTCCAGCTGACGGTTCAAATCCTGAAGTTACCGGACTGATCCTTCCGCAGCCTTTGCCACCATCACCATCATCCTACAACAAAATAGTACCTGGTGTTTCTTCCGTAACCGAAGCCGAAATGATTGCAAGAATAATTTCCCAAATTATCGGCTGGATTTCCAAGCATGCTTTATCAGACATGAAATCCGTTATGGAGCTATAA
- a CDS encoding DUF6443 domain-containing protein, with protein sequence MKNHLIKKMFLIFGLIVSIMASAQTNTENYVQSKNCLNADCTRKSETITYFDGLGRAKQIISVKATPSGKDLVTPVVYDGFGRQVKNILPVPAQTQNSNIHTGITNESAANAYYGVNNAYTEKEVENSPLDRILQQAQPGEPWVMSSGNTEKFEYEANKVNEVKKFIATTSTNTVNNISNTVSQLSVSSDNSGCYAAGVLYKNTVTDEDGNPVTEYKNGRGQTVLVRRTDGTQSIDTYYVYNEYNQLAFVITPKAVKKIEQNNNVVTDGILNELCYQYRYDGQNRNVEKRLPGQDWTWMVYDQQDRLVLLQDGNLRTTTNNFNGKGWIFTKYDELGRIVYTGFFSNTANRQAMQNALNSMAANPYNNEKRSAVPFNLAGVNVFYDKKGFPTGSMTILTINYYDTYPEGAESFSSIQGQYTLSPVLGSNDDASTKGLQTASLVRNIENDQWTRTYMYYDSKGRIISTRSTNHLGGYTNTETKLNFSGLADETYTNHRRTRVSKEIRIKERFIYDDQNRLLQHFHQVDSKPEELLAENTYNDLSQLTNKKTGNNFGTPLQSVDYTYNIRGWLTSINNPSNLGGDLFGMKIKYENPEDPDYGIAKYNGNISEIDWRTKLGDGNYRRYTYKYDPLNRLTDGIYLTPFLAANTQNHYYDEQLSYDVNGNIKTLNRFKNPPAGQNTPLQIDELIYEFGSSDISNKLVKVTDAKANSYGYPTGGNLIGYDVNGNMTSQIDKGISLIKYNYLNLPTQVLSSQGNTSYLYRADGTKAQKIFGSTTTDYLDGFQYENEVLKFFPTAEGFYNAEREEYVYNYTDHLGNVRLSYNGAEVGGIAVLEESNYYPFGLKHQGYNDESLLNDFRTNYNYKYNGKELQETGMYDYGARFYMPDIGRWGVHDPLSETTLHPYSYADNNPIFYNDPTGMIAQQPEMHSTIYKHKRTGEEVNVNDGVNETVLVNGYDFAKARIYANYYNKGGGITNISDKNKDHKFDVNQGYIDFYYSTRYGDGFSFASLFDSGPDKRRMPTSDSDTMILLEMPDIGRKGAVKGLVRGLARAKSANLPAWKTILIDVEHIASGHMKGGSRVSSLKTMFPDNLSERQVENLVREAYRNSKKIKTQGERVLLRGNNIEMWVNTKTKTIETAYPIAR encoded by the coding sequence ATGAAAAATCATCTTATAAAAAAAATGTTTTTGATCTTCGGACTTATCGTCTCGATCATGGCATCTGCACAAACAAATACGGAAAATTATGTGCAATCGAAAAACTGCCTGAATGCTGATTGTACCAGAAAGTCTGAGACCATCACCTATTTCGATGGCTTAGGACGTGCCAAGCAGATCATCAGCGTAAAAGCTACGCCATCGGGCAAAGATCTGGTAACCCCTGTAGTCTATGACGGATTTGGCAGACAGGTAAAAAATATTTTACCCGTTCCGGCGCAGACCCAGAATTCAAATATTCATACCGGGATTACCAACGAAAGCGCTGCCAACGCCTACTATGGTGTAAATAATGCTTACACGGAGAAAGAGGTAGAAAATTCCCCTTTAGACAGGATATTACAGCAAGCCCAGCCGGGTGAGCCCTGGGTAATGTCTTCAGGAAATACAGAAAAATTCGAGTATGAAGCCAATAAGGTAAATGAGGTTAAAAAGTTTATTGCCACCACTTCAACCAATACAGTGAACAATATTTCCAACACCGTTTCGCAATTGTCGGTTTCCTCCGATAATTCAGGGTGTTATGCAGCAGGTGTCCTATACAAAAATACGGTAACTGATGAAGATGGAAATCCTGTAACCGAATACAAAAACGGAAGGGGTCAGACCGTTCTAGTCCGTAGAACAGATGGAACACAAAGCATTGATACCTATTATGTATATAATGAATACAACCAGCTTGCTTTTGTCATCACTCCCAAAGCAGTAAAAAAGATTGAGCAGAATAATAACGTAGTCACTGACGGTATTCTTAATGAACTTTGTTACCAATACCGATATGACGGGCAGAACAGGAATGTAGAGAAAAGACTTCCCGGCCAGGATTGGACATGGATGGTATATGACCAGCAGGACAGACTGGTTTTGCTACAGGATGGAAACCTGAGAACTACCACCAATAATTTCAATGGCAAAGGCTGGATCTTCACCAAATACGATGAACTGGGTAGAATTGTTTATACGGGATTCTTTTCCAATACGGCTAACAGGCAGGCGATGCAGAACGCCCTTAACAGTATGGCTGCCAATCCCTATAACAATGAAAAACGATCTGCTGTACCGTTCAATTTAGCAGGTGTTAATGTATTTTATGATAAGAAAGGCTTTCCTACAGGAAGTATGACCATCTTAACCATTAATTACTATGACACTTATCCGGAAGGTGCCGAATCATTCTCATCGATACAAGGACAATATACGCTGTCTCCGGTTTTAGGAAGTAACGATGACGCGTCTACAAAAGGGCTTCAGACTGCTTCTCTGGTTAGGAATATCGAAAACGATCAATGGACCAGAACCTATATGTACTATGATTCTAAAGGAAGGATTATTTCAACACGCTCTACCAATCATTTGGGTGGCTATACGAATACCGAAACCAAGCTCAATTTCTCAGGACTGGCAGACGAAACCTATACAAACCACAGGAGAACAAGGGTTTCAAAGGAAATCAGAATAAAAGAACGCTTTATCTATGATGACCAGAACAGGCTGCTACAGCATTTCCACCAGGTAGACAGCAAACCGGAGGAACTGTTAGCTGAAAATACCTACAATGACCTATCACAACTTACCAATAAGAAAACAGGAAATAATTTCGGTACGCCGCTTCAGTCCGTTGACTATACCTACAATATTAGAGGATGGCTGACTTCCATTAATAATCCTTCCAATCTTGGGGGTGACCTTTTTGGGATGAAGATCAAATATGAAAATCCCGAAGATCCAGATTACGGTATTGCCAAATACAATGGGAATATCTCTGAGATAGACTGGAGAACAAAGCTTGGAGATGGTAATTACAGAAGATACACCTATAAATATGATCCACTAAACAGATTGACCGACGGGATCTATCTTACCCCATTCTTAGCAGCCAATACCCAAAATCATTATTATGATGAACAGTTAAGCTATGATGTAAACGGAAATATTAAGACATTAAACCGTTTTAAGAATCCCCCGGCAGGACAAAATACACCGCTCCAGATTGATGAGTTGATCTACGAGTTTGGTAGTTCTGATATTTCCAATAAGCTTGTAAAAGTAACGGATGCCAAAGCCAATTCTTACGGATATCCTACGGGAGGAAACCTGATAGGATATGATGTGAACGGGAATATGACCAGCCAGATAGATAAAGGAATCTCCCTGATAAAATATAATTACCTAAATCTTCCCACACAAGTACTTTCATCTCAGGGAAATACTTCTTATCTTTACCGTGCCGACGGAACAAAAGCGCAGAAGATCTTTGGCTCCACAACAACAGACTATCTTGACGGATTTCAGTATGAAAATGAGGTGTTGAAATTTTTTCCAACAGCAGAAGGATTTTATAATGCAGAAAGAGAAGAGTATGTGTACAACTATACCGATCATCTGGGTAATGTAAGGCTGAGCTACAATGGAGCAGAAGTCGGTGGAATCGCTGTTTTGGAAGAAAGCAACTATTATCCTTTCGGATTGAAACATCAGGGATATAATGATGAATCTTTATTGAATGATTTTAGAACAAATTACAATTACAAGTACAATGGAAAGGAACTTCAAGAGACGGGAATGTATGATTATGGCGCAAGGTTTTATATGCCGGATATTGGGAGATGGGGCGTGCATGATCCTTTATCTGAAACAACTTTACATCCATATAGCTATGCAGATAATAATCCCATTTTCTATAATGATCCAACAGGGATGATTGCCCAGCAACCTGAAATGCATTCAACAATATATAAGCACAAAAGAACTGGTGAAGAAGTAAATGTTAATGATGGAGTTAATGAAACCGTTCTTGTTAATGGATATGATTTTGCAAAAGCTAGAATTTATGCTAATTACTATAATAAAGGTGGTGGTATAACTAACATATCTGATAAAAATAAAGATCATAAATTTGACGTAAATCAAGGCTACATAGATTTTTATTATAGTACGCGCTATGGTGATGGCTTTAGCTTTGCTTCTTTATTTGATTCAGGTCCAGACAAACGTAGAATGCCTACAAGTGATAGTGATACTATGATATTGCTTGAAATGCCTGATATAGGTAGAAAGGGCGCGGTAAAGGGTTTAGTAAGAGGTTTAGCAAGGGCAAAGTCAGCCAATCTTCCAGCTTGGAAAACCATACTCATAGATGTTGAACACATTGCTTCAGGGCATATGAAAGGAGGCTCACGTGTAAGTTCTCTTAAAACAATGTTTCCAGATAATTTATCAGAGAGACAAGTTGAAAATTTAGTTAGAGAAGCATATAGAAATAGTAAAAAAATTAAAACACAAGGAGAGAGGGTATTACTGAGAGGTAATAATATAGAAATGTGGGTGAATACAAAAACTAAAACAATTGAAACTGCTTATCCAATAGCCAGATAA
- a CDS encoding T9SS type A sorting domain-containing protein has product MNKIYSGALFLCSVLGVSAQEVILQKDIKSSTQDFLSQVTTTIDQQYLITGSSIRAGSGMMETGSKSQMPNASSQPNNGYDFHLVKLNQQGEEVWEKYFSGQNHDFLAATVNTQEGGFVLAGTSFSGKGLDKKENSKGGSDFWLIRINEFGDELWQKTIGGASDEEARAVIQTTDTGFFVAGNVTALRQAQDSKGYGSKDVLVVKLDKNGKELSQLILGGKGLDEVEKMIPTKDGGALLGVYSRSNAGGSKKTENFGEGDYWIIKLNKEGKVEWEKNFGGKGDDHLRTLALTSTGYLIGGESRSERSGNKTVGIEEGTDLWLISLNERGEELWQKSYNFKNRDVLMGMSVLHGSDDRSSKGILLGGYTQAEGKIEADDETFWMLYLDQNGNEQWRKHVKGESRKREERLSDIKLNRDGSIVLAGTSAEELGKENWKIVKLGDSQVDALIEKQDIKIYPNPVSDYVYVEIGFEGLREGVFEAEITVYDMGGRQLQSLKTKNKVTKINTQNLVQGAYLVSVKTNDNKTASAKLIKK; this is encoded by the coding sequence ATGAATAAAATCTACTCAGGAGCACTGTTCTTGTGCTCTGTTCTGGGTGTTTCCGCCCAGGAAGTGATCTTGCAGAAAGACATTAAATCCTCCACACAGGATTTTCTTTCGCAGGTTACCACCACTATCGACCAGCAATATTTAATAACAGGAAGCTCTATTAGGGCCGGAAGCGGGATGATGGAAACTGGAAGTAAAAGCCAGATGCCAAATGCGAGCAGCCAGCCAAACAACGGTTACGATTTCCATTTGGTTAAATTAAACCAGCAGGGAGAAGAAGTCTGGGAAAAATATTTCTCGGGACAAAACCACGATTTTTTAGCCGCCACGGTGAATACACAGGAAGGAGGATTCGTTTTGGCGGGAACGAGCTTTTCAGGGAAAGGTCTGGATAAAAAGGAAAACTCCAAAGGTGGCTCTGATTTTTGGCTAATCCGCATCAATGAATTCGGCGATGAATTGTGGCAGAAAACTATTGGCGGAGCTTCCGATGAAGAAGCCAGAGCGGTGATCCAGACGACGGATACGGGATTTTTTGTAGCGGGCAACGTTACAGCCCTTCGACAGGCTCAGGATTCAAAAGGTTACGGATCCAAAGATGTTCTGGTCGTTAAATTAGATAAAAATGGAAAGGAATTATCCCAATTAATTTTAGGTGGAAAAGGACTGGATGAGGTTGAGAAAATGATCCCAACGAAAGACGGCGGAGCATTATTGGGAGTGTATTCAAGAAGCAATGCCGGAGGATCTAAGAAGACAGAAAACTTCGGGGAGGGTGATTATTGGATTATTAAACTGAATAAGGAAGGCAAAGTAGAATGGGAAAAGAACTTCGGTGGAAAAGGCGATGATCATTTGAGAACACTGGCTCTGACTTCCACAGGTTATCTAATTGGTGGAGAATCAAGATCGGAAAGATCGGGAAATAAAACCGTAGGCATTGAAGAAGGAACCGATTTGTGGCTGATCTCACTCAACGAGAGAGGAGAAGAACTATGGCAGAAATCCTACAACTTCAAGAACCGGGATGTGCTGATGGGAATGAGTGTTTTACATGGCTCTGACGATAGATCTTCAAAAGGAATTCTATTGGGAGGTTACACTCAGGCGGAAGGAAAGATAGAAGCCGATGATGAGACCTTCTGGATGCTGTATCTGGATCAGAATGGAAATGAGCAGTGGAGAAAGCACGTGAAGGGAGAATCAAGAAAAAGAGAAGAAAGGCTTTCGGATATTAAACTGAACAGGGATGGCTCCATTGTTTTGGCCGGAACCAGCGCTGAGGAATTAGGGAAAGAAAACTGGAAGATCGTGAAGCTGGGTGACAGTCAAGTTGATGCGCTTATTGAAAAACAAGACATCAAGATCTACCCGAATCCGGTGAGTGATTATGTGTATGTGGAAATTGGGTTTGAGGGTTTGAGAGAGGGAGTGTTTGAGGCTGAGATTACGGTGTATGATATGGGCGGAAGGCAGCTTCAGAGCTTAAAAACAAAAAATAAGGTGACCAAGATCAATACGCAGAATCTGGTTCAGGGGGCGTATCTGGTAAGTGTGAAAACAAATGATAATAAAACAGCGAGTGCTAAATTGATTAAGAAATAA
- a CDS encoding YceI family protein gives MKKLSVIALVGVGLFVASCTKEKTAENATTAQEQTVAESKGEMLAVDTAASVVNWKAFHKGGMAPRWGTLNIKSGDLSIDGGQVAAGNFVIDMNSLKVDPASVTEKDKKPGDLEAHLKNPDFFDTAKNPTSEFKITSVTDLKNASADAVAGANKTVSGNLTLSGKTMNVTFPAKVDVTETSASIQAKFTVNRADWGIKFGTSEADPTEWMISKDIEIAVDVKANK, from the coding sequence ATGAAAAAACTGAGTGTAATTGCTCTTGTAGGAGTAGGTCTTTTTGTAGCTTCATGTACAAAGGAAAAAACTGCTGAAAATGCAACAACAGCACAGGAACAGACGGTAGCCGAAAGTAAAGGGGAGATGCTGGCTGTTGATACGGCAGCTTCGGTAGTTAACTGGAAAGCTTTCCACAAAGGCGGTATGGCTCCTCGTTGGGGGACGCTGAACATCAAATCCGGAGATCTAAGCATTGATGGAGGACAAGTTGCTGCAGGAAATTTTGTGATTGATATGAATTCACTTAAGGTAGATCCTGCTTCCGTAACGGAAAAAGACAAGAAACCCGGAGATCTTGAAGCCCACCTTAAAAATCCTGATTTCTTCGATACTGCGAAAAACCCTACTTCGGAATTTAAAATTACCAGTGTAACGGATCTTAAGAATGCTTCTGCAGATGCGGTTGCGGGCGCCAATAAAACGGTAAGTGGAAATCTTACGTTATCCGGAAAAACAATGAATGTAACATTCCCTGCAAAAGTGGACGTAACGGAAACTTCTGCTTCTATTCAGGCGAAGTTTACGGTAAACAGGGCAGATTGGGGGATCAAGTTTGGTACTTCCGAAGCCGATCCTACAGAATGGATGATCAGCAAGGATATTGAGATCGCTGTGGATGTAAAAGCAAATAAATAA
- a CDS encoding RHS repeat domain-containing protein, producing MKKLIAAIGLIATQFYFGQDEDFLPKIIPPSPQAAELGKYGNVPIGMFTGSPNVNLNIYTLQESGISIPVNITYNSNGVQIDGVAKQLGIDWNLIAGGVISRQINDLDDLQFPFNNVNTANLCLQDSAEGASIANGTIDTEKDIFSFNFLGNSGKFYFDGNNIVQIEPSNIKIEKLAAPNNATPKFKIIDNTGTEYFFGGTNAVESSFNRSHCGGVQPPTLFDTAWYLTKIITTSGNEVTFNYQKENFQYIQSYYQTAISGGNYNNLSNAVLSPPCYNELRHETSFLSEVIANDKKLKFTYQKIDLNSSESKQLVSLEVYNNISNVIKKFIFNYDSFGVLTTMGSTNSYTNSNEKHIFLKNIKDVIPSTGENVTKYSFEYYAPDQLPPRHSFAKDIYGYYNGASNNNMIYNNLVNQDPVNSSDVVFKAFQYINSNRNPNSSYTKNGMLKNIYYPTKGKTEFIYEPNSVAKQKIITPPIQTVANVSIAESVGYGSEALSQVFTVSGNVTGILKAVAWRDCGADDPVHPPQVTATVINANTGATIKTLSTNETPANTNVSLVPGINYKIKIKVLRPCLGANAFIEVPGGAPYTITVNDEVAGMRVAKTLDHDNNGNVETKRYFYGKLESLNTSSAIFATQDPTIARNVDAFETNKLYNYSTSVVTVKLTMNSSPIVNLFSLDGYILMYPYVVESFGDNFKKGGILHNFFENSEIAPEYICGGQLFRGISFSNNFLAGKEKQRYVFKKVDNSIIPVSNEEFTYSENTAFNKTIANYVGRLTSTREHVSADSYGNTSIVTLKYYGINRYKLNTSFRYLSLMKKTDYLEGTPVQTQTEYFYTNPLHFQLTKEKATSADGIINETIYSYAHEKGNQLLIDRNMVGIPLEKMHTQTSGTITKTLGKTETIYPASVPTVQTGNLILPLEVKSYDILNNIVSTEVKYDRYDEKGNILQYTTKDGLPVAIVWGYNKTQPIAKVEGITYDQLTAAVSISAIVSASDQDASNPATENQLLTALNDFRKQTALSEKQITTFTYDPLIGVTSITPPTGIREIYSYDAANRLKEVKVREKDSTGNYVYRKVKEFNYNYKQ from the coding sequence ATGAAAAAACTTATTGCAGCTATTGGATTAATAGCTACTCAATTCTATTTTGGTCAGGACGAGGATTTTCTTCCCAAAATAATACCGCCATCTCCCCAAGCTGCGGAATTAGGGAAATATGGAAACGTTCCTATAGGAATGTTCACCGGTTCTCCGAATGTTAATTTGAATATATATACATTACAGGAATCTGGAATAAGTATTCCCGTAAATATCACTTACAACTCCAATGGTGTCCAAATTGACGGAGTAGCTAAGCAACTGGGAATTGACTGGAACCTGATTGCAGGAGGCGTTATTTCGAGACAAATTAACGACTTAGATGATCTTCAATTTCCTTTTAACAACGTCAATACAGCAAATCTTTGCTTACAAGATAGTGCTGAAGGAGCAAGCATAGCTAACGGCACGATAGATACCGAAAAAGATATTTTTAGCTTTAATTTTTTGGGAAATTCCGGCAAATTCTATTTTGATGGGAATAATATTGTTCAAATTGAGCCTTCAAATATAAAGATCGAAAAACTTGCTGCACCAAATAACGCGACTCCTAAATTTAAAATAATTGATAATACTGGAACAGAATACTTCTTCGGAGGAACAAACGCTGTTGAGAGTTCTTTTAATAGAAGTCATTGTGGAGGCGTTCAGCCACCAACGCTATTTGACACAGCATGGTATTTAACTAAAATAATAACTACAAGTGGTAATGAAGTAACTTTTAATTATCAAAAAGAAAATTTTCAATACATTCAGTCCTATTATCAAACCGCCATATCAGGCGGAAATTATAATAATCTTTCCAACGCAGTATTGTCTCCACCCTGCTATAATGAATTGCGTCATGAAACTTCTTTCTTAAGTGAGGTTATTGCTAATGACAAAAAACTAAAATTCACTTATCAGAAAATAGATCTTAATTCGTCAGAATCAAAGCAGTTGGTTTCTTTGGAGGTATACAATAATATATCCAATGTAATCAAGAAATTTATTTTTAATTATGATAGTTTCGGTGTTCTTACTACTATGGGCTCAACTAATTCATATACGAACAGTAACGAAAAGCATATCTTTTTGAAAAATATTAAAGATGTTATTCCTTCCACCGGCGAAAATGTTACAAAATACTCATTTGAATACTATGCTCCTGATCAGTTACCTCCAAGACATTCTTTTGCAAAAGATATCTATGGTTACTATAATGGAGCAAGTAATAACAACATGATTTACAACAACCTGGTAAATCAGGACCCTGTCAATAGTTCGGATGTCGTGTTCAAAGCATTTCAATATATTAATTCTAATCGAAACCCTAACAGCAGTTATACTAAAAACGGTATGTTGAAAAACATTTATTACCCGACAAAAGGAAAAACTGAATTTATATATGAGCCCAACTCTGTTGCAAAGCAAAAAATAATAACGCCACCTATTCAGACAGTTGCTAATGTATCAATCGCAGAATCCGTTGGCTATGGTTCTGAAGCTCTTTCGCAGGTTTTTACAGTAAGTGGAAATGTTACCGGCATTTTAAAAGCAGTTGCATGGAGAGATTGTGGAGCTGATGACCCGGTTCACCCACCTCAGGTTACCGCTACTGTAATCAATGCAAATACGGGAGCAACAATAAAAACGCTATCAACCAATGAAACACCTGCCAATACAAACGTTAGCCTTGTTCCTGGAATCAATTATAAAATTAAAATAAAAGTATTGAGACCTTGCCTGGGTGCAAATGCTTTCATTGAGGTTCCCGGTGGCGCTCCATACACCATAACGGTAAATGATGAAGTTGCAGGAATGCGGGTTGCAAAAACATTGGATCATGACAATAATGGTAACGTGGAAACGAAAAGATACTTTTACGGGAAACTGGAAAGTCTAAATACAAGCTCTGCTATATTTGCTACGCAAGATCCTACAATTGCACGAAATGTAGATGCTTTTGAAACAAACAAGTTATATAACTATTCCACAAGTGTGGTAACTGTAAAATTAACAATGAATTCGAGCCCAATTGTAAACTTGTTTTCTTTAGATGGATATATACTTATGTATCCTTATGTAGTAGAGAGCTTTGGAGATAATTTTAAAAAGGGAGGAATTCTTCATAATTTTTTTGAAAACAGTGAAATAGCTCCTGAATACATATGCGGAGGACAGCTTTTCAGAGGAATATCATTTTCAAACAATTTTCTTGCAGGAAAGGAAAAACAAAGGTATGTCTTTAAAAAAGTAGACAATAGTATTATTCCTGTTAGTAATGAAGAATTCACTTATAGTGAAAACACTGCATTTAACAAAACTATAGCTAATTATGTTGGTAGATTAACAAGTACTCGGGAACATGTCTCAGCTGATTCGTATGGTAATACTTCAATAGTTACCTTAAAATATTACGGTATTAACAGATACAAGTTAAATACTTCGTTTCGTTATTTATCGCTAATGAAAAAAACAGATTATTTAGAAGGAACTCCTGTACAAACTCAGACAGAATATTTCTACACTAATCCCTTACATTTTCAACTGACGAAGGAGAAGGCAACTTCTGCTGACGGAATAATTAATGAAACCATTTACAGTTATGCCCATGAGAAAGGCAACCAGTTATTGATTGACAGAAATATGGTTGGTATTCCTTTGGAAAAAATGCATACCCAGACTTCAGGAACTATAACCAAAACGTTGGGTAAAACAGAAACAATTTATCCTGCATCAGTTCCGACAGTACAAACAGGAAATTTGATATTACCATTGGAAGTAAAATCTTATGACATCCTCAATAATATTGTTTCGACAGAAGTAAAGTATGACAGGTACGATGAGAAAGGCAATATTCTTCAGTACACCACAAAGGACGGCCTTCCGGTAGCCATTGTGTGGGGCTATAACAAAACACAGCCTATTGCCAAAGTTGAAGGAATAACCTATGACCAGCTAACGGCTGCTGTTTCCATTTCAGCCATCGTGTCAGCTTCAGACCAGGACGCTTCTAATCCGGCAACTGAGAATCAACTGTTAACCGCCTTAAATGATTTTAGGAAACAGACAGCCCTATCAGAAAAACAAATCACCACGTTTACTTATGATCCTCTTATCGGAGTGACGAGTATTACTCCTCCCACAGGTATCAGGGAAATCTATAGTTATGACGCAGCCAACAGGTTAAAAGAAGTAAAGGTGAGAGAGAAAGACAGCACCGGTAATTATGTCTACAGAAAAGTGAAAGAATTTAATTACAACTACAAGCAATAA